A part of Candidatus Neomarinimicrobiota bacterium genomic DNA contains:
- the dnaE gene encoding DNA polymerase III subunit alpha, translating into MTNFVHLHNHSDYSLLDGAQTIDTFVSTIGDLNMSRVAITEHGNLFSMVPFYQAAVKAGIQPIIGCEAYIAKGDHRKQESTRESGWGYNHLVLLAQNQTGLRNLVKLVSIGYLEGFYYRPRMDKNLLRKYGEGLICLSGCLKGEVQEKAVSGDLDGARAAALEFAEIFPDRFYLEIQHHGIPEEDAAREANVKLSSELGLPLVATNDCHYAQKSHWEAHDIMFCLGTGKARNDPNRQRYATPEFYFKTGDSMYQMFKDSPQALENTVAIAEQCSVELDLGKLHLPQFPIPQEADTQDPDDYLRHQTQTGLGQRIADVSDEVQARLDHELQVIKDTGYAGYFLIVADFIRYARSQNIPVGPGRGSAAGSLVAYALGITGVNPIEYDLLFERFLNAERVSMPDIDIDFCQERRGEVIDYVKQRYGENAVSQIITFGKLKARSVVRDVARVLGMNFSEADRLAKMIPDSPRITIDQAMEENAELAQAASVDQLHQDLFTFSRVLEGMNRHASTHAAGVVIAPGELTDYVALYRNPKTGEVATQADMNGLEDLGLLKMDFLGLRTLTVIDKTAKMLAKKGLKIDPEKLPLDDEATFELFAKGQTTGIFQFESSGMREFLTRLRPTSLADLIALNALYRPGPMAFIGEFIDRKHGQQKIAYLHPMLEPILKETYGIIVYQEQVMQIAHAVAGFSLAQADIMRRAMGKKKKAEMARMRADFLKGATANGFADDKARQVFDLIARFASYGFNKSHSTAYALLAYQTAYLKAHHPAEFMAANLSSEMGNPDRVAVLLAEARSMNLQVLPPDVNHSGRNFRVDSEGQIIFGLNAIKHVGQKAADIIKTARKAGDGWKTLPAFAADVDIQLVNRKALECLIKSGACDSLEGTRSQKFESMDDVIRFAQSAQAGANSNQESLFSASADLPLIAEPPLPPVPSWTDEEHYEMEKELTGFYLSGHPLEAFEEDLAEFSTHELTVQSPASGQDQLRLGGLVANLKLHQTKKGTPMAFFTLEGLVGHAEIVVFSDLYTRIRDLLTIDAKVFVIGRQSTRGSFPGNGQGNGATGSNGSQPADGLKVVAEDILPLEELRQRLAKRINVRLRLSRLDSEVIQKIRSLSDQYRGTCELWLHVADDTLPDDGAAGPLRRIRSTAVHVAPAQSFLNDLRALIGDENVWVST; encoded by the coding sequence ATGACCAACTTCGTTCACCTCCATAACCATTCCGACTATTCGCTACTGGACGGCGCCCAGACCATCGATACATTTGTCAGCACCATCGGTGATCTCAACATGAGCCGGGTCGCCATTACGGAGCATGGCAACCTGTTCAGCATGGTGCCCTTTTACCAAGCGGCGGTGAAAGCCGGTATCCAACCTATCATCGGCTGCGAGGCGTACATCGCCAAGGGTGACCACCGCAAGCAGGAGTCCACCCGTGAATCTGGCTGGGGCTACAACCATCTGGTGCTCCTGGCCCAGAATCAGACTGGCCTGCGGAACCTGGTGAAGCTGGTGTCGATCGGCTATTTGGAGGGCTTTTACTATCGACCCCGGATGGATAAGAACCTGCTGCGCAAGTATGGGGAGGGGCTGATCTGCCTGTCCGGCTGTCTGAAGGGAGAAGTCCAGGAAAAGGCCGTCAGCGGCGACCTCGACGGGGCTCGCGCGGCCGCTCTAGAATTTGCCGAGATTTTTCCTGACCGCTTTTACCTGGAAATACAGCACCACGGCATACCCGAGGAAGATGCTGCCCGGGAAGCCAACGTGAAGCTATCATCGGAACTGGGCCTGCCGCTGGTGGCCACCAACGACTGCCACTACGCCCAGAAATCCCACTGGGAGGCACACGACATCATGTTCTGCCTGGGGACCGGGAAGGCCCGTAATGATCCCAACCGCCAGCGCTATGCGACCCCAGAGTTCTATTTTAAGACCGGCGACAGCATGTACCAGATGTTCAAGGATAGCCCCCAAGCCCTGGAGAATACGGTGGCGATTGCAGAGCAATGTTCCGTGGAGCTGGACCTAGGTAAGCTGCACCTGCCACAGTTTCCCATACCCCAAGAGGCCGACACACAAGACCCAGACGACTATCTTCGGCACCAGACCCAGACTGGCCTGGGGCAAAGAATTGCGGATGTTTCGGATGAGGTGCAGGCGCGGCTTGACCATGAGCTACAGGTCATCAAGGATACCGGCTACGCGGGCTACTTCCTCATCGTGGCGGACTTCATCCGCTATGCCCGCAGCCAGAATATCCCGGTGGGACCCGGCCGGGGCAGCGCGGCGGGCAGTCTGGTGGCCTATGCACTGGGTATTACCGGTGTTAATCCCATTGAGTACGATCTGCTCTTCGAGCGCTTTCTCAATGCCGAGCGCGTTTCCATGCCGGACATTGACATCGACTTCTGCCAGGAACGCCGGGGAGAGGTCATCGATTACGTGAAGCAGCGTTACGGCGAGAACGCCGTCAGCCAGATTATCACTTTCGGTAAGCTGAAGGCGCGGTCTGTTGTTAGGGATGTTGCCCGGGTCCTGGGCATGAATTTCAGCGAGGCAGACCGGTTGGCGAAGATGATCCCCGACAGCCCCAGGATCACCATAGATCAGGCCATGGAGGAGAACGCAGAGCTGGCGCAGGCAGCCTCGGTGGATCAACTGCATCAGGACCTGTTCACGTTCAGCCGCGTGCTGGAGGGCATGAACCGCCATGCATCCACGCACGCGGCGGGAGTTGTCATTGCCCCGGGAGAGCTCACCGACTATGTAGCGCTTTACCGGAATCCAAAAACGGGCGAGGTGGCCACGCAGGCGGACATGAACGGCCTGGAAGACTTGGGCCTGCTGAAAATGGACTTCCTTGGCTTGCGCACCCTCACTGTCATTGACAAGACGGCAAAAATGCTGGCCAAAAAGGGGCTCAAAATTGATCCTGAAAAGCTACCCCTGGATGATGAAGCGACCTTCGAGCTGTTTGCCAAAGGTCAGACCACGGGCATCTTTCAGTTTGAATCTTCAGGCATGCGGGAGTTTCTCACTCGACTGCGGCCCACCAGTCTGGCCGACCTGATCGCCCTGAATGCCCTTTACCGGCCCGGGCCCATGGCCTTCATTGGTGAGTTTATCGACCGTAAGCACGGCCAACAAAAGATCGCCTATCTGCACCCCATGCTCGAGCCCATCCTGAAGGAAACCTACGGCATCATCGTCTATCAGGAGCAGGTTATGCAGATCGCCCATGCCGTGGCCGGCTTCAGCCTCGCACAAGCCGACATCATGCGCCGGGCCATGGGGAAGAAAAAGAAGGCGGAGATGGCCCGCATGCGGGCCGATTTCCTGAAAGGTGCCACAGCAAATGGCTTTGCCGATGATAAAGCCCGCCAGGTGTTTGATCTCATTGCCCGGTTTGCCAGCTACGGTTTTAACAAGAGTCACTCCACTGCTTATGCCCTGCTGGCCTATCAGACGGCCTATCTGAAAGCCCACCATCCGGCGGAATTCATGGCGGCGAATCTGTCATCGGAGATGGGCAACCCGGACCGCGTAGCCGTGTTGCTGGCGGAGGCACGCAGCATGAACCTGCAAGTGCTGCCACCAGACGTGAACCACTCCGGGCGCAATTTCAGGGTAGATAGCGAAGGCCAGATCATCTTCGGGCTCAACGCCATCAAACACGTGGGCCAGAAGGCAGCGGACATCATTAAGACCGCGCGCAAAGCTGGCGACGGGTGGAAAACTTTACCCGCATTTGCGGCAGACGTGGACATCCAGTTGGTCAACCGCAAGGCTCTAGAGTGCCTGATCAAATCAGGAGCCTGCGACAGTCTGGAAGGTACCCGGAGCCAGAAATTTGAGTCCATGGACGACGTCATCAGGTTTGCCCAAAGCGCGCAGGCCGGCGCAAATTCGAATCAGGAAAGCCTGTTCAGCGCCAGCGCCGACCTGCCCCTGATTGCCGAGCCGCCTCTGCCCCCCGTTCCATCCTGGACCGATGAGGAGCACTATGAGATGGAAAAAGAGCTCACCGGTTTTTACCTCAGCGGGCATCCCTTGGAGGCTTTCGAAGAGGATCTGGCCGAATTTTCCACGCACGAGCTGACCGTTCAGTCACCGGCGTCCGGACAGGACCAGCTCCGCCTGGGAGGACTGGTGGCTAACCTGAAATTGCACCAGACCAAGAAGGGCACGCCCATGGCCTTCTTTACACTGGAAGGATTGGTGGGCCATGCTGAAATTGTCGTCTTTTCCGATCTGTATACCCGCATTCGGGATCTGCTGACCATAGACGCCAAGGTGTTTGTTATCGGGCGGCAATCCACCCGGGGATCGTTTCCGGGTAACGGCCAGGGCAATGGCGCAACGGGCTCCAACGGCTCCCAGCCTGCAGATGGGCTGAAGGTGGTGGCTGAGGATATCCTGCCGCTGGAGGAGCTGCGGCAGCGCCTCGCCAAACGAATCAATGTGCGGCTCAGGCTGAGCAGACTGGATTCTGAGGTCATCCAGAAAATCCGTTCCCTTTCTGACCAGTATCGCGGAACGTGTGAACTTTGGTTGCACGTCGCGGATGACACCCTACCGGATGATGGGGCAGCAGGTCCTTTGCGCCGAATTCGCTCCACCGCTGTTCACGTAGCGCCTGCACAAAGTTTTCTCAACGATTTGAGGGCCCTCATCGGCGACGAAAATGTCTGGGTATCCACGTGA
- a CDS encoding D-tyrosyl-tRNA(Tyr) deacylase — protein MIAVLQRVSRARVFVHGEVTGAIDLGLVILLGVHRDDSEEDSSYLVEKTAMLRIFADDADKMNLSLLDVGGGALVVSQFTLLGNWRKGRRPSFTRAAPPDTGERLYRHYIDSLAARGVPVSSGRFGARMEVELVNDGPVTFVLDSKER, from the coding sequence ATGATCGCCGTGCTCCAGAGGGTATCCAGAGCCCGGGTGTTCGTGCATGGGGAAGTCACCGGCGCGATTGATTTGGGACTGGTGATCCTGCTTGGCGTGCACCGCGATGATTCGGAGGAAGACAGCAGCTATCTGGTGGAAAAGACCGCCATGCTTCGTATCTTCGCAGACGATGCCGATAAAATGAACCTGTCGCTACTGGATGTGGGCGGTGGCGCCCTGGTAGTGAGTCAGTTTACGCTCCTGGGCAACTGGCGCAAGGGCCGCCGGCCAAGTTTTACCCGTGCCGCCCCACCCGATACTGGAGAGCGGCTGTACCGGCATTACATCGACAGCCTGGCCGCGCGTGGCGTGCCAGTGAGCAGCGGCAGATTCGGTGCACGGATGGAGGTCGAGCTGGTGAATGATGGTCCCGTTACATTTGTGCTGGACAGCAAGGAGCGCTGA
- a CDS encoding cobalamin B12-binding domain-containing protein, with product MARKIRVLMAKPGLDGHDRGIKVLARAFRDAGMEVIYLGLRQKPDMIVRAAVQEDVDVVALSILSGAHMTIFPKVLELMQAASLDNVLLTGGGIIPANDREALQKQGVGRLFGPGSSMATITEYIIGWVREHRMEATATGKRTDA from the coding sequence GTGGCCCGGAAAATTCGTGTATTGATGGCCAAACCGGGGCTGGACGGTCACGACCGTGGCATCAAGGTTCTTGCGCGGGCCTTTCGGGATGCTGGCATGGAGGTCATTTATCTGGGCCTGCGCCAGAAACCGGACATGATCGTAAGGGCAGCGGTGCAGGAGGACGTGGATGTGGTCGCCCTGTCCATCCTCTCCGGAGCCCATATGACCATCTTCCCCAAGGTGCTGGAACTCATGCAAGCGGCAAGTCTGGATAATGTACTGCTCACCGGTGGCGGCATTATTCCAGCCAACGATAGGGAAGCCCTCCAAAAGCAGGGGGTGGGCCGCCTGTTCGGTCCCGGCAGCTCCATGGCAACGATCACCGAGTATATCATCGGCTGGGTGAGGGAGCACCGTATGGAAGCAACGGCCACAGGGAAAAGAACCGACGCCTGA
- a CDS encoding acyl-CoA carboxylase subunit beta: MASTGHASNEAILAAARAEALLGGGKERLQTQHDKGKLTARERLDLFLDEGSFTELDMFVRHHSHELGLENNRPLGDGVVTGYGTVDGRKVFVFAHDFTVFGGSLSESFAGKICKIMDLAMKVGVPVIAFNDSGGARIQEGVVSLGGYADIFLRNTLASGVIPQISLVLGPCAGGAVYSPAITDFIIMVKGTSHMFVTGPNVVKTVTHEEVSFEELGGAETHATKSGVAHFACENEVEAIGYARQLLSYLPQNNLESAPRVNTNDPGSREEVALDSLVPENPNKPYDMHLVIEAVVDQAEFLEVHRQFAANLIVGFARIEGRAVGIVANQPAHLAGVLDIDAATKGARFVRFCDAFNIPLVTFVDVPGFLPGTDQEWRGIIRQGAKLLFAYCEATVPKLTIITRKAYGGAYDVMSSKHIRGDINLAWPGAELAVMGPRGAVEVLWKRDIEAADDPEALTNKLIQEYREMFANPYVAAERGFLDDIILPRQTRPRLAAALSMLATKVDTNPRKKHGNIPL, translated from the coding sequence ATGGCCTCAACTGGTCATGCAAGCAACGAAGCGATCCTCGCGGCAGCCCGGGCCGAGGCACTGCTGGGCGGCGGTAAGGAGCGACTGCAGACACAGCACGACAAGGGCAAACTCACTGCCCGGGAGCGGCTGGACCTCTTTCTGGACGAGGGTTCGTTCACCGAGCTGGACATGTTTGTCCGTCACCATTCACATGAATTGGGGCTGGAGAATAATCGGCCACTGGGTGACGGTGTCGTCACCGGCTATGGCACTGTGGACGGACGGAAGGTATTCGTATTTGCCCACGACTTCACCGTGTTTGGCGGTTCGCTCTCTGAGTCATTTGCCGGGAAGATTTGCAAGATCATGGACCTGGCCATGAAAGTGGGCGTGCCGGTGATTGCATTCAACGACAGTGGCGGAGCGCGCATTCAGGAAGGGGTGGTGAGCCTGGGAGGATACGCCGACATTTTCCTGCGCAACACGCTGGCCAGCGGCGTCATCCCCCAGATCAGCCTGGTACTGGGCCCCTGTGCCGGCGGTGCCGTCTATTCACCAGCCATAACCGACTTCATCATCATGGTCAAGGGCACCAGCCATATGTTTGTCACCGGACCCAATGTGGTCAAGACGGTGACCCACGAGGAGGTCTCGTTCGAGGAGCTGGGCGGGGCCGAGACTCACGCCACCAAGAGCGGCGTCGCTCACTTCGCCTGCGAGAATGAGGTGGAGGCCATCGGCTACGCGCGGCAGCTGCTCAGCTACCTGCCGCAGAACAACCTGGAGAGCGCGCCGCGGGTCAACACCAATGATCCTGGCAGCCGTGAGGAGGTCGCCCTGGACAGCCTGGTGCCGGAAAACCCCAACAAACCTTACGATATGCACCTGGTCATCGAAGCGGTGGTGGACCAGGCGGAATTTCTCGAGGTTCACCGCCAGTTCGCCGCCAACCTTATTGTGGGGTTCGCGCGCATTGAGGGCAGAGCGGTGGGTATCGTAGCCAACCAGCCCGCACATCTGGCTGGAGTTCTGGACATTGACGCCGCCACCAAGGGGGCGCGCTTCGTGCGCTTCTGTGATGCTTTCAACATTCCATTGGTCACATTCGTGGACGTCCCAGGTTTCCTGCCGGGAACCGATCAGGAATGGCGGGGCATTATCCGGCAGGGAGCCAAGCTGCTGTTTGCCTACTGCGAAGCGACGGTTCCCAAACTGACCATCATCACGCGGAAGGCGTACGGCGGCGCTTACGACGTGATGAGCTCGAAGCACATTCGCGGTGATATCAATTTGGCCTGGCCAGGCGCCGAGCTGGCAGTGATGGGACCCCGGGGTGCCGTGGAGGTGCTGTGGAAGCGGGACATTGAGGCCGCCGACGATCCTGAGGCCCTCACCAACAAACTGATTCAGGAGTACCGGGAGATGTTCGCCAATCCATACGTGGCCGCCGAACGGGGGTTTCTCGACGACATCATCCTCCCCCGGCAAACGCGGCCCCGCCTGGCCGCCGCGCTGAGCATGCTGGCAACCAAAGTGGATACCAATCCACGCAAGAAGCACGGCAATATTCCACTGTGA